In the genome of Dyadobacter fermentans DSM 18053, the window GATGGATTTTTGAAGGTTTTCACGAAGCTGGACAGTTTCGATGCAAGCCGGCCATTTAAAACCTGGTTGAGCAGAATCATGATTAACACAGCCCTCGATCATTACAGACAGGAAGTTCGCAGAGATGTTTTTGACGACGTGGAGGTGGCGGAACAGGTGTCCGTCGACGAAACGGTTATCAGCAAGCTTTCCCACGAAGAGCTGGTCGGATTGATCCAGCGCCTGACGCCCGCATACCGGCTGGTTTTCAGCTTGTCGGTCATTGATGGCTATACACACGAAGAGATTGCAGAACAACTGAATATTTCGGTTGGGGCGTCAAAGTCGAATTTGTCGCGTGCAAGGGAAAAGTTGAGAGAAATGTTATCCAAGATTAGTATTGACGACTATGATAGAGTTGCCAGATGACGAACTGGACAAGCTCTTCAGAAAGTCATCCGAAGAGCTTGATCCGACATACGAACCCGATGACTGGAACGACCTGCGCAAGCGCCTCGACCAGCAGGATGGGAAAACTCCGGCCGGATGGTGGCGGAAATGGTGGCCGCTGGGCGTGCTGGCGTTGTTGGTGCCGATTGGATTGATATTGTACCCGTGGGTAGGGGAGGATGGAGGAACGGTAGAGCGGAGGAAGGAGAAGTCAGAGGTCAATGGGTCAGGTGTTATTGCTGAGGGGGATGGAGCTGAGAACGGTGCCGTTGATAGCGGCGTGAAAGAGGATGAAGGTCTAAAAGCCGCCGTAACCGTGGAAAATGGTGATGGAATTGTGGATAACGGGATTTCGGGTGTTGATAATGAAACAAAATCCGGCGCTGAAAACAGTGTTGTTGATCGTAACGGAAAAGCTATTGGAAATAAATTGAAAACCAGTGTCAATCAATCTGGTAAATCTTCCTCAACGTCAGAATTGAATGCTGCTGTTGGTAACAATGGCAGAAAACCATTGCCCCGGAGCCGATCTAAGGCAGGCGGAGTGTTCTTAGAGCCTAACCGCTCAAAAGTGGAAGGAGGCGACGGGGCTCTTTCTTTTGAAAACAATACAAATGCGGTCGGCAGCGAAACGTACCTGCCGCAGCAAACGGGCCAGCCGATAGCCACGGGCGAAGCGGAGTCAAAAGCCGAAGAACCAGGTCGTACAGCGGTTTTTGCATCTGCATTAAGCAGTAAAGGGTTGAGATGGAGTGCATTAGCGCTGCCCGGGATTTCGGAGCCGGTGTATGAGCTGCCCGGGCCGTCTGCCCCGCCGAAGCCATCCTCACTTTCTGCGGACGATCAGCCGCTGGGCGCGGTACGATTTGGTTACTCGCCCGATCTGAGCACGGTAGGGTTGAAGGATTTTACAAAACCGGGAACGTCGGTTTCGCTGCTGGTGGAATATTCGGTGTTGCCTAAGCTGTATTTGCAAAGCGGGATGGTGTGGAGTAGGAAGGATTATTATGCCCCGGCAGAGGCTTACCAGTTGCCGAAACACGGCTACTATCCTCCATTGGCACTGAGCGGTATCGACGGCGTGTGCAAAGTGCTGGAAATACCATTGAATGTGCGGTTCGATATTGCCTCGGGCGAACGGTCACGCTGGTTCGCGACAGGCGGGTTCTCGTCGTACCACATGAATAGTGAAAAATACAAATACCATTACATCGATCCGAAGGACCCTAATGCGCAAACACGGAAAGGATGGAACGGAAATACCGGCTGGTACCTGCTTAGTCATGCCAATGTTTCGGCCGGTTATGAATATCGGATTTCGCGTAAACTCTCCCTCCTTGCGGAGCCTTCGATCCGGATGCCGCTCAAACGTGTCGGATACGGAAAAGTGAATCTCATTACGACAGGCCTCTGGCTATCGGTGCGCTACACCCCTGTTTTCAAGTGAGCACTATGCCCACATTAGCATTGAATCGTATCTACTAATTTATTCATTATTCACTATGAACTCAATTGAAAAAGGAAGCATGAAAAGAGGCGAATTCCTGCGCAGCCTTGGGCTCAGCACCTCAACGTTAATGGCATTCTACTGCCTCGGCACCACTATGACGGCCTGCGGGTCCAGCGACGACGATCCGAACCCGAACCCCGACCCGGGGACAGGCACCGGCATCTCGGGAACAACCACCGGCTCGAACATCAATTTTACCGTGGATCTGACCAATTCGAACACTTCGAAGCTGAAAACCAATGGCAATTCTATCATTACCGGCGATGTGCTGGTAGCCAAAACCACCGCCGGCAGCTATGTGGCGTTGAGCAAGATTTGTACCCACGAGGGAAATCCGGTTGCATACAGGACGACATCCAATGATATTTTCTGTCAAAGCCACGGCTCGACATTCACCACGGCCGGTGCCGTAACGAACGGTCCGGCTACCGCTGCATTGAAAACGTATACTGTGACCGTTTCTTCCGACGGCAACACTTTAACCGTGAAAGCTTAACCTGCACCGACCATGAAAGTACTCCGCCTACTCGTGATGTTGATGGGTTCATCAACAGTTTTATATGCACAGGACGACTTGCTGAACGAACTTTCCAAACAGGACAGCGCGCAAACGGTGCCGGTTACCGCCACTTTCAAATCGACGCGCGTGGTGAATGGGCAGTCCGTGGAAACGATGAAAAAGAAGCACCTCGATTTCCGCATTTCGCACCGTTTCGGGAAGCTTAATTCGGGCGCCTACCAGTTTTTCGGGCTCGACCAGGCGACGATGCGGCTCGGTTTCGAATACGGGCTGACGGACGATCTGATGATCGGAGTGGGGCGCAGCACGTCGCAGAAGGTGTATGATTTTTTTGGTAAATATAAACTACTGAAACAGAGCACCGGCGCACGCATTATGCCGGTTTCGGTGACGCTGTTTGGCGGCACGGGCGTGGCTACGGTGGATAAGGAGCGGGAGTTTCAGGATAAGCTTTATTACACGGCCCAGGTGCTGGTAGCGCGCAAGTTTGGCGAAAGATTGTCGCTCCAACTGTCGCCAACCTACTTGTACCGCACCATGCCGGACGTGACCGGCGATGAAAAAGTAGTACTTGCCGTGGGCATCGGCGGGAGGTTTAAGCTGTCGAAACGCGTGTCTTTGAACGGGGAGTACTTTTACACCGCCCGCGAGAAGAACACGGTCACGGCCCCTTACCACGATTCCATGTCATTCGGCGTCGATATTGAGACGGGCGGGCACGTTTTTCAGCTGCATTTTACCAATTCCCTGGGCATGATCGAGAAGCAATTCATCGGTGAAACCGCCGGCAGCTGGGGCAAAGGGGATATCCATTACGGGTTCAACATTTCCCGGACTTTCAGTTTCGACAAGAAGAATAAGAGACAGCCAAACTGATCCATTACCATCATGAAAACGCACTTTTTCCGCGTGGCCTGCCTGGCCATGTTCAGTACCGCTTTGCTCTCTGAAAATGCATTCGCCCAAATGTTTTCAACCTCCGGCGGCAATACGAAGTTTTCGGCATCGACGCCTTTGGAAAACATCGAGGCAGAAAACAAAAAATCGCAAGTGATCCTGAATACGGCGAACAGCGAAATCGCGATCCGGATGAACATGCGCGACTTCGTTTTCCCGAACAAGCTCATGCAGGAGCATTTCAATGAGAATTACATCGAATCGGAGAAATACCCGACGGCCACGTTTTCGGGCAAAGTCGATAAGGCGCCGGATTATGCCAAAGACGGCGATTACGACGTGTCAGCCACCGGGAAGTTCACGGTTCACGGCGTGACCAGGGAGCGGACGATCAAAGGGAAGATGAAAGTGGAGGGAGGTAAAATCACGATCAGTTCCGACTTCGAGGTGGCGCTGGTGGACCATAAAATCGAAGTACCAAAAGTGGTTTTCGTGAAAATCGCGCAGATCATCAAAGTGAAGGCGCAGTATGTGCTGTCGCCAAAAAAATGATAAAGACCTGGCAAGGTTTTCCGTGTTGTCAGGTCTTTATTAAAACTGTGGGGTATTGCAGACTTGGTAAGCCTTTCTTGAACTTGCCAAGTCTTTTCATTATCTCCTGCGGCGCCGGGTCGGTTTCTTCTTCCGCACGACCTTTTTGCGAACAGGCGCTTTTTTGACCGTCGTTTTGCGTACCGGTGCTGTTACCGCCTCTTCTTCCTCTTCGTCTTCTGTTACTGCTTCTTCGGTCGCCGCAGCGGTTTCCGCGGTCGAGACGCTCTCATTGGTTTCTTTCTGATCCACATAAGGCAGGCGCACGGCCGCTATCTGCTCGATATTGGAAGTGCTTTCGATCGGCCTCAGCCTGAATGCGTATGAATAGGTTTTCGCGGGCAGCAGGTACGCTTCATGCACGCGCGGCGACCAGCTATCGTCGCCGCCCAGGCCCATTTGCGCGAGGTCGATGTTAACGGTCGTGGACGTTCCCCGGGCCAAAACCGCTGCGCGGCGTTTTGCTGCCAGGAGGTCTTTGTCTGTATAATCGTGCACGTTGAAATTGAACGCGGTATCGCTCAGCACGAGCAGGCCGGTGCCTTCCGCATTGGTGACGGTTGCCCAGCGAATGCCGGTTTTATTGCCGTTTTCCTGCGGCGTAATGTAAGGGAAATGCTGCTCGGCCACCGTTCCGGCGTAAATGCCCACTTTTGCGCTCGTTTTACGATCTGCATAGGTTTCGTGGGGGCCGTTGCCGAACCATTGGGTTTTGGTAAATGTGGCCGGCATTCGGAGCTGCATGCCAATTTTGGCGAGCGGGGGCCATTCGCCGCGGGGCGTGAAAGTGTTTTGTACATGAATGTCGCCCGAAGCATAAACCATATATACCGATTGCACATCCATTTCACCTTTTGGCTGCTTTAATGTCTGGCTGAGCGTCACCTTGTAAATCTGTGCCGTGAGCCGCTGGGTTTTCATTTCGGAGGAAACGCGCTCCAATGTATCCAGACCGAAATTGCGCCATTGCGTGGCGTAGCTTTTGGCTGCGCCGCCTTCGTCGTTATCGGTCGGGACGCGCCAGAAGTTGGCATATGGCCCGCTTTCGAGCATTTCTTCTTTTTTGTTTTTAAAAGAAATCATGCGGCCTTCGTTTTTGTCGAACACCACCGTGAAATCCTGGCCGGCAACCTGCACGCGGGCCGAGCTGATTTGCGCAATGCGGAGCGGGCGTTCGCCGTACAGGCTCAGGTTTGGCCGCGGTGTGGCCGGTTTCACCACCGGCACCTGATGCCAGGCCACTTCATGGCCTTTCGGCGCCCACAGCGTGGCATCTTTTAGTCTCAAACTCAGATTCAGAAAATATTCCGCATTCGGTTTGGAAGCGGCAGGCAGCTCGTAGGGGATGGTAAGCTGCTGTTTGTGGCGCGGCAATGCATTCAGGTTTGCAATGCTGCCGCCTTTGCCTGCCGGCTTGCCGTTTTCGATCACTGACCAAACCAGTTCAAATGCATTCAGCGACTGAAAGTCGTAGGTATTGTGCAGCGTAAGGGCTTTTTCGCCAGTTTTCAGCGTGTCGGGCATTTCAAATTTGACATATTGATACACCTTTTTCACTTCGTTCAGCTCGGGCTGGGGCGTGCGGTCGGGGTTCACGAGGCCGTCGCCGGCATTGGCGCCGTCGAGGTAATTGAAGTAATCCCAGTAATCGGTGCCGTCGGGGCGTTTCAGTTTGAGTCCCTGGTCCACCCAGTCCCAGATGAAGCCGCCTTGCATGGTGGGATATTTTTCGATTACGTCCCAATATTCTTTGAGGTTACCGACGCTATTGCCCATGCCGTGCGCATATTCGCATACGATCAGCGGGCGGGTTTTGTCCTTTTTAACCAGCTCGGTCATATCCTGCGTGGATGGATACATGACGGAAATAATGTCGAAACTGCTCAGCGTGGTTGGTTTGTAATCTTTCCGGCCCTCGTAATGGATCGGCCGGGTAGGGTCGGCGAGCTTGATGAAATCGCCCATATCCACGAAATTCTGCCCCATTCCCGACTCGTTACCCAGCGACCAGATGATCACCGACGGGTGGTTTTTGTCGCGTTCCACCATCGCATTGCCGCGTGCGAGAAATGCCGAGCGCCATTGCGGGTTGTCGGCGAGGATAATGCCTTTGCTCCACAGCTCGTGGCTCTCGATATTGGCCTCATCCATCACATAAAGGCCATATTGGTCGCACAGGTCATACCATTCGGAAGCATTGGGATAATGCGAGGTCCTTACGGCATTGATATTGTGCTGCTTCATTAAAGTAATGTCCCGCATCATCGACTCGCGGCTGATCACACGGCCGGTTTCGGGATCGAACTCGTGGCGGTTCACGCCTTTGATGGTTATCGCTTTGCCATTCACAAGGAGTTGTCCGCCTTTGATTTTTACATCCCGGAAGCCCACGCGCTGGCTGGTCGCCTCGATCACCTTGCCGTCGGAGTTCATGAGCTGGACGGTGAGCATGTACAAATTCGGCGTTTCGGCACTCCATTTGGCGGGGCTCGGCACCGGCATTTCGGCACGGACGGCACCTTCGCGGCCCATTTCAAGCGTGCCTACCATCTGGCTCACAGGCGTAGTCACCACGTTTTTGGCAGCATCATACAATGTAAACAGCACCTGGTGCGCATGAATGGGCTGCTGGCCGTAGTTTTTTACAAATGCGCTGAGTTTCAAAGTCGCATTGTCGTGGTTGGCGTCCAGGATCGTCCTTACCGAATAATCTGTCAAAACTACCTTTGGCAAAAGCAGCAGGTTCACATCCCGGAAAATGCCGGACAGCCGCCAGTAATCCTGGTCTTCGAGGTAGCTGCCGTCTGACCAATTGATAACTTCCACAGCCAGGTTGTTCACGCCGGCCTTTACATCTTCTGTCACGTCGAACTCGAATGGCGTCATGCCGTCCTCGTGATAACCGATCGCTACACCATTCAGCCACACATAGCAGGCAGACTGCACGCCACCGAAATGCAGGAATATTTGCTTATCCTTCACATCTGCGACCGTGAACGTGGTTCGATACATGCCTACCGCATTGGTATCCGCATTAATGCGCGGCGGCGTGGCCTTAAACGGGTGTTTGATGTTGCTGAAAATCGGGCGGTCGTATTTGCGGCCTTCGCGCGCGCCGACGACCTGCCAGTTGGACGGAACGGGGATGTTATCCCAGCTTGCGTCGGAGACTTTGGGATCGTAGAAATTCAGCTGCGCTTTCGACGGATGCGGTGCCCATTTGAACTTCCAGCTGCCGTTCAGCGACTGCACGAACGAGCCTTTTTTGTCCATTGCCAATGCGGCTTTTTCCGTGGTGTACGGGAAAAAATCGGCGCGGGGCTTTTCGGTATTGATGCTGATCACCTGCGGGTCCTGCCATTCGGGAATGGCCTGTGCATGAGCCGCGTGGTGCACGATTTGTATTAAAAAAAACAGCGTCAGAAATGCGCGGGGGGTAGAAAATTGCATATCGCTTCCTGTGGTAACATGGGCGCGGTGCTTTGGTTGAACGGTTGGCAAGCACGCGATTTTATTTCGGAGGTTAAAATTAGGTATAAACCAAAAGAAACGGAGGCAAAAGGCGGGCAGCATGAAGTTTTATTTGAAGAATGCCTTTAATTTGCTTTCACATGTAAATTCTCTGCTATGCTTTTAGCCGTCGACGTTGGCAATACCGACACTGTTTTCGGGCTTCATGGTTCCGGTAACTGGGAGCACATCTGGCGGATGCGCTCGCTGGTGCAGGAAAACGAGGCGCATTACGAATCGAAACTGCGGCTGCATTTCCTGGAAGCGGGGCTGTGGTTTGGCGATGTGGAAACGGTGGTGGTGAGCAGCGTGGTGCCGGCAATTGCGCCAGTGATCCTACGGATGCTCCGTTCGCTGTTCGGAGACGGTGTGATCGTCGTCGGACCCGAGATTTATCCTGCATTATCCATTGAAATCGACCATCCGCACGAGATCGGCGCGGACCTGATCGCGAATGCGGTAGCCGTTTCCACGCGTTATAAACAGAATTGCGTGGTCGTCGATTTCGGGACTGCATTAACTTTTACGACTGTTTCCAAAGACAGCAAAATCCTGGGCGTAGCGATATTGCCGGGGCTGGTAACGGCCGTGAAAGCGTTATTTGCGAACACCGCGCAGCTGCCCGAAGTGCCGTTGGAACTGCCGCAGTCGGCGATTGGGAAAAACACGGTCGAGGCCATTCAGGCGGGCATTTTGCTGGGGTATGAAGGATTGGTGAAATCGCTGCTGGGCCGCATTCGTGCAGAGCTGGGCGGCGAATGCATTGCCGTTGCCACAGGCGGGTTATCGTCCATTATCGACACCCTCCGTGACGAGTTTACGGAAATTGATAGAAAATTAACATTGGACGGCCTGCGCATCATCGGCGAAAGCCTCAGGAAGTAGTTTTGAAATACCCATCCTCAATCAAAGGCAAATCCAAAACCGGCTGATTATACAAATACACCCAACAATCCCTGACCAGCTCCTCACCACCCCTAACCACTTCCTGACTATCCCTGACAGGCACCACCTTCCTGACATACAAACTCGCCGCCTCGTCTTCCAGAACATCCTCATACTCATCGAGTTCTTTTAGGATGTCGAGTGAATGCAATTGATAAATCTCGCCGCGCACGAGCGTAGGCGCATCAGGCTCGAACAAGGCTCCCGGATACCATTCCACGCGGAATAAGCGGCCATTGAAATACCCCTTTCCCAGGTACTCCGACGACGCTCGCAGCTTCCGCGCATAGGGGTTGTGAAATGCCTGCATCAGAGTGCCGTATGTGAATATATTATATAACTTTTCCATTCTGCGGCCAGAAGATCGGAAATTCCGCTTAATGCAGAACTGTATTTCTCTTATATTTACATGTAAGCTTCTTCATTATACTAATATACCGTTATGTACGAAAAGAATCTTGGTACAAAACAAAAAGCATTAAGGATCAACCTCGACCGCCGGATCTACGGGTCATTTGCGGAAATCGGGGCGGGTCAGGAAACGGCGGCTTACTTCTTCAAAGCCGGCGGCGCATCAGGAACCATCGCGAAAACCATGTCGGCCTACGACATGACGTTCAGCGACGCGATATACGGGACGGAAGAGGGCGGAAGGTACGTGGTGGAATCCCGGCTGATGAAAATGCTCAACCGTGAGTATAACCTCGTAGAAAAGCGGCTGTCGGAAAAACGCGGTGTGGACAGCACATTTTTTGCTTTTGCCAATACAGTAGTTGCCCTTAATTTTCAGAAAACCAACGAATCGCACGGCTGGATCGGCCTGCAATTTCAGCTCACGCCGATGGGCCCGACGAACTATGTCGTGATCCACGTGCGGATGCGGGACGATGAAAATATTTTGCAACAGCAGGCGCTGGGGATTATCGGAGTAAACCTGATTTACGGCTGCTATTACTACTACAAATCGCCCGAAATCCTGCTCATGTCGCTCATGGACGACCTAACAATTGATCGCATTGAGATCGACATGGTGCGGTTTAGCGGGCCGGATTTTGCCAAAGTGGATAACCGCCTGATGAGCCTG includes:
- a CDS encoding RNA polymerase sigma factor, which codes for MPEYNSAVLQELLDGCLQKNRRSQELLYKQFYGYAMSICLRYTRSREEAKEILNDGFLKVFTKLDSFDASRPFKTWLSRIMINTALDHYRQEVRRDVFDDVEVAEQVSVDETVISKLSHEELVGLIQRLTPAYRLVFSLSVIDGYTHEEIAEQLNISVGASKSNLSRAREKLREMLSKISIDDYDRVAR
- a CDS encoding QcrA and Rieske domain-containing protein, whose protein sequence is MNSIEKGSMKRGEFLRSLGLSTSTLMAFYCLGTTMTACGSSDDDPNPNPDPGTGTGISGTTTGSNINFTVDLTNSNTSKLKTNGNSIITGDVLVAKTTAGSYVALSKICTHEGNPVAYRTTSNDIFCQSHGSTFTTAGAVTNGPATAALKTYTVTVSSDGNTLTVKA
- a CDS encoding DUF5777 family beta-barrel protein; the encoded protein is MKVLRLLVMLMGSSTVLYAQDDLLNELSKQDSAQTVPVTATFKSTRVVNGQSVETMKKKHLDFRISHRFGKLNSGAYQFFGLDQATMRLGFEYGLTDDLMIGVGRSTSQKVYDFFGKYKLLKQSTGARIMPVSVTLFGGTGVATVDKEREFQDKLYYTAQVLVARKFGERLSLQLSPTYLYRTMPDVTGDEKVVLAVGIGGRFKLSKRVSLNGEYFYTAREKNTVTAPYHDSMSFGVDIETGGHVFQLHFTNSLGMIEKQFIGETAGSWGKGDIHYGFNISRTFSFDKKNKRQPN
- a CDS encoding YceI family protein; protein product: MKTHFFRVACLAMFSTALLSENAFAQMFSTSGGNTKFSASTPLENIEAENKKSQVILNTANSEIAIRMNMRDFVFPNKLMQEHFNENYIESEKYPTATFSGKVDKAPDYAKDGDYDVSATGKFTVHGVTRERTIKGKMKVEGGKITISSDFEVALVDHKIEVPKVVFVKIAQIIKVKAQYVLSPKK
- a CDS encoding glycoside hydrolase family 2 TIM barrel-domain containing protein is translated as MQFSTPRAFLTLFFLIQIVHHAAHAQAIPEWQDPQVISINTEKPRADFFPYTTEKAALAMDKKGSFVQSLNGSWKFKWAPHPSKAQLNFYDPKVSDASWDNIPVPSNWQVVGAREGRKYDRPIFSNIKHPFKATPPRINADTNAVGMYRTTFTVADVKDKQIFLHFGGVQSACYVWLNGVAIGYHEDGMTPFEFDVTEDVKAGVNNLAVEVINWSDGSYLEDQDYWRLSGIFRDVNLLLLPKVVLTDYSVRTILDANHDNATLKLSAFVKNYGQQPIHAHQVLFTLYDAAKNVVTTPVSQMVGTLEMGREGAVRAEMPVPSPAKWSAETPNLYMLTVQLMNSDGKVIEATSQRVGFRDVKIKGGQLLVNGKAITIKGVNRHEFDPETGRVISRESMMRDITLMKQHNINAVRTSHYPNASEWYDLCDQYGLYVMDEANIESHELWSKGIILADNPQWRSAFLARGNAMVERDKNHPSVIIWSLGNESGMGQNFVDMGDFIKLADPTRPIHYEGRKDYKPTTLSSFDIISVMYPSTQDMTELVKKDKTRPLIVCEYAHGMGNSVGNLKEYWDVIEKYPTMQGGFIWDWVDQGLKLKRPDGTDYWDYFNYLDGANAGDGLVNPDRTPQPELNEVKKVYQYVKFEMPDTLKTGEKALTLHNTYDFQSLNAFELVWSVIENGKPAGKGGSIANLNALPRHKQQLTIPYELPAASKPNAEYFLNLSLRLKDATLWAPKGHEVAWHQVPVVKPATPRPNLSLYGERPLRIAQISSARVQVAGQDFTVVFDKNEGRMISFKNKKEEMLESGPYANFWRVPTDNDEGGAAKSYATQWRNFGLDTLERVSSEMKTQRLTAQIYKVTLSQTLKQPKGEMDVQSVYMVYASGDIHVQNTFTPRGEWPPLAKIGMQLRMPATFTKTQWFGNGPHETYADRKTSAKVGIYAGTVAEQHFPYITPQENGNKTGIRWATVTNAEGTGLLVLSDTAFNFNVHDYTDKDLLAAKRRAAVLARGTSTTVNIDLAQMGLGGDDSWSPRVHEAYLLPAKTYSYAFRLRPIESTSNIEQIAAVRLPYVDQKETNESVSTAETAAATEEAVTEDEEEEEAVTAPVRKTTVKKAPVRKKVVRKKKPTRRRRR
- a CDS encoding type III pantothenate kinase, yielding MLLAVDVGNTDTVFGLHGSGNWEHIWRMRSLVQENEAHYESKLRLHFLEAGLWFGDVETVVVSSVVPAIAPVILRMLRSLFGDGVIVVGPEIYPALSIEIDHPHEIGADLIANAVAVSTRYKQNCVVVDFGTALTFTTVSKDSKILGVAILPGLVTAVKALFANTAQLPEVPLELPQSAIGKNTVEAIQAGILLGYEGLVKSLLGRIRAELGGECIAVATGGLSSIIDTLRDEFTEIDRKLTLDGLRIIGESLRK
- a CDS encoding gamma-glutamylcyclotransferase family protein; amino-acid sequence: MEKLYNIFTYGTLMQAFHNPYARKLRASSEYLGKGYFNGRLFRVEWYPGALFEPDAPTLVRGEIYQLHSLDILKELDEYEDVLEDEAASLYVRKVVPVRDSQEVVRGGEELVRDCWVYLYNQPVLDLPLIEDGYFKTTS